The following proteins are encoded in a genomic region of Lutra lutra chromosome 16, mLutLut1.2, whole genome shotgun sequence:
- the LOC125087665 gene encoding olfactory receptor 3A1-like: protein MQSKFRANRTAITEFILLGLVETQVLQPVVFVVFFFAYLVTVGGNLSILAAIFIEPKLHNPMYFFLGNLSVLDVGCITVTVPSMLARLLSNKRIIPYGACLTQLFFFHLLVGVDCFLLTAMAYDRFLAICQPLTYSTRMSQTVQRILVAVSWALAFTNALTHTVAIATLNFCGPNVINHFYCDLPQLFQLSCSSTQLNELLLFAVGFIMAGTPLALIITSYAHVAAAVLRIHSTEGRKKGFSTCGSHLTVVAIFYGSGIFNYMRLGSDELSEKDKGVGVFNTVINPMLNPIIYSLRNPDVQGALWQVLKGMPSLA, encoded by the coding sequence ATGCAGTCAAAATTTAGGGCCAATAGAACAGCCATTACTGAGTTCATCCTGCTGGGCTTGGTGGAGACACAAGTGCTACAACCAGTTGTCTTTGTAGTCTTCTTCTTTGCCTACCTGGTCACAGTCGGAGGCAACCTCAGCATCCTGGCTGCCATCTTCATAGAGCCTAAACTCCACaaccccatgtacttcttcctagGCAACCTATCAGTGCTGGATGTTGGGTGCATCACCGTCACTGTTCCCTCAATGTTGGCTCGTCTCCTGTCCAACAAGCGTATAATTCCCTATGGAGCCTGCCTCACACaacttttcttcttccatctcttgGTTGGGGTAGACTGCTTCCTGCTGACAGCCATGGCCTATGACCGATTCCTGGCCATCTGCCAGCCCCTTACCTACAGCACCCGAATGAGCCAGACAGTCCAGAGAATATTGGTAGCTGTGTCCTGGGCTTTAGCTTTCACCAATGCACTGACCCACACAGTAGCCATAGCCACACTCAACTTCTGTGGTCCCAATGTGATCAATCACTTCTATTGTGACCTCCCACAGCTCTTTCAGCTCTCCTGCTCCAGCACCCAACTCAACGAGCTGCTGCTCTTTGCTGTGGGTTTCATAATGGCAGGTACCCCCTTGGCTCTCATCATCACCTCCTATGCCCATGTGGCAGCTGCAGTCCTACGAATCCACTCTACTGAGGGCAGGAAGAAAGGCTTCTCCACATGTGGCTCTCATCTCACTGTGGTTGCCATATTCTACGGTTCAGGTATATTTAATTACATGCGACTGGGTTCAGACGAGCTTTCAGAAAAGGATAAAGGAGTTGGGGTCTTCAACACTGTTATCAACCCTATGCTGAATCCAATCATCTACAGCCTCAGGAATCCTGATGTACAGGGTGCCCTCTGGCAGGTGCTCAAGGGGATGCCATCACTAGCTTGA